The Rhodopseudomonas palustris genome window below encodes:
- a CDS encoding class I adenylate-forming enzyme family protein, with product MSPPNTSPTLDGLFRRTLARQPDAIALIDPPDKQRITGQPPRRMTYAEADRAISALAAHFVTAGLPSNSVIAVQLPNTIEFPLTVLAAHRAGLVVALLPQLWRHADLTAALNRTGARAIVSTRWIDGVSHSDLAMNAAAEAFSIRHVCGFGDDLPEGMASLDAAMEDPTALPPAPGPQEARRAAVISFDTTGDGVRAIPRSHLHLIAGGLVVFLESAIPQGAVLLSAQTPATFAGLASSMVTWLLSGGTLALHHPFDDALLERQIVDLGCQALVAPAPLALRLGEAGLTAQAPSLRSVVGLWRAPEQVASSPNWIGTPAHFTDIYLFGEAGLFGAQRTAEGTPAAIMPGPHTAPRDHAGGSTAGEILITPKGTLGLRGPMVTLAAYAPLPPLNSSIPMAPPPDYVDTGYAARLDRATGSICITAPPAGVMAVGGYRFLAQDLQEWAKRLGQGALLTALPDRLSGYRLAGRAQDNSRAREALAELGLNPLMVEAFRDAPKVDENRASTLTPH from the coding sequence GTGAGCCCGCCCAACACCTCGCCGACGCTCGACGGACTGTTTCGCCGCACCCTCGCCCGTCAGCCGGATGCGATCGCGCTGATCGATCCGCCGGACAAGCAGCGCATCACCGGGCAGCCGCCGCGGCGCATGACCTATGCCGAGGCCGACCGCGCGATCTCGGCGCTGGCCGCGCATTTCGTCACCGCCGGTCTGCCGAGCAATTCGGTGATCGCGGTGCAACTGCCGAACACCATCGAATTTCCGCTCACCGTCCTGGCGGCACATCGCGCCGGTCTCGTCGTTGCGTTGCTGCCGCAGCTCTGGCGCCACGCCGATCTCACCGCCGCGCTGAACCGCACCGGTGCGCGGGCGATCGTGTCGACACGCTGGATCGACGGCGTCAGCCACTCCGATCTGGCCATGAACGCCGCGGCGGAAGCTTTCTCGATCCGCCATGTCTGCGGCTTCGGCGATGACCTGCCCGAGGGCATGGCCTCGCTCGACGCCGCGATGGAAGATCCCACCGCATTGCCGCCGGCGCCGGGACCACAGGAAGCCCGCCGCGCCGCGGTGATCTCGTTCGATACCACCGGCGACGGCGTCCGGGCGATCCCGCGCAGCCATCTGCATCTGATCGCAGGCGGTCTGGTTGTCTTCCTCGAAAGCGCGATCCCGCAGGGCGCGGTGCTGCTGTCGGCGCAGACGCCGGCGACGTTCGCCGGGCTGGCCTCGTCTATGGTGACGTGGCTGCTCAGCGGCGGCACGCTGGCCCTGCACCACCCGTTCGATGACGCGTTACTGGAGCGGCAGATCGTCGACCTCGGCTGTCAGGCCCTGGTCGCACCGGCGCCCCTTGCTCTCCGCCTCGGCGAAGCCGGACTGACAGCGCAGGCTCCGTCGCTGCGCAGCGTGGTGGGCCTCTGGCGCGCACCCGAGCAGGTCGCCTCCAGCCCGAACTGGATCGGCACGCCGGCCCACTTCACCGACATCTATCTGTTCGGCGAAGCCGGATTGTTCGGCGCCCAGCGCACGGCGGAAGGTACTCCGGCTGCGATCATGCCGGGGCCGCACACCGCGCCGCGCGATCATGCCGGCGGTTCGACTGCTGGCGAAATCCTGATCACGCCGAAGGGCACGCTCGGGCTGCGTGGTCCGATGGTGACGCTCGCCGCCTATGCGCCGCTGCCGCCGCTCAACAGTTCGATCCCGATGGCGCCGCCGCCAGACTACGTCGACACCGGCTACGCGGCCCGACTCGACCGTGCCACCGGCTCGATCTGCATCACCGCTCCACCTGCCGGGGTGATGGCGGTCGGCGGCTATCGCTTCCTCGCCCAGGACCTGCAGGAATGGGCGAAGCGGCTCGGCCAGGGCGCGCTGCTCACGGCGCTGCCGGACCGGCTTAGCGGCTATCGGCTCGCAGGCCGCGCACAGGACAATTCCAGAGCTCGTGAAGCACTTGCAGAACTCGGCCTAAACCCTTTGATGGTCGAAGCCTTCCGCGATGCTCCGAAGGTCGATGAAAACCGCGCATCGACGTTGACGCCGCATTAA